The Ancylobacter sp. WKF20 genome contains a region encoding:
- the ngg gene encoding N-acetylglutaminylglutamine synthetase — MGWGRLIFGQTFTDMPDLIATLREEGPDRRDIAVYVQDPHVLLAQAPQEVFLDPSHTYRLDLAAPPAAERTISGFTIRALASDMDAQAVNRIYAARGMVTAPLEFFRAARDPDPLTYLVAEDEASGRIIGTVTGVDHARAFGDAERGASLWCLAVDPQARQPGIGEALVRRLADHMAEEGAAFLDLTVMHDNAQAIALYEKLGFARAPYFTVKRKNPINERLFAGPDPSEGFNPYAQIIINEARRRGILVEATDPATGFFRLTFGARSVRCRESLSDLTSAVAMSICDDKSVTRRVVAEAGVRVPEQLSTSAPMEEIVAFLKRHGRLVVKPARGEQGRGVSVGITSLDAMEAAISEARTISEEVLIEQCVEGEDLRLVVINYRVVAAAIRRPALVVGDGRSTIRALIETQSRRRAAATGGESRIPLDAETERIVRDTGHSFDAVLDAGQELKVRRTANLHTGGTIHDVTDMVHPQLVEAAIKVARAIDIPVVGVDLMVVSPSEPDYAFIEANERPGLANHEPQPTAERFIDLLFPLAIPAGVRQVLEAPTGRAD, encoded by the coding sequence ATGGGCTGGGGACGGCTGATCTTCGGCCAGACCTTCACCGATATGCCCGACCTCATCGCCACGCTGCGCGAGGAAGGGCCGGACCGGCGCGACATCGCGGTCTATGTGCAGGACCCGCACGTGCTGCTGGCGCAGGCGCCGCAGGAGGTGTTCCTCGACCCTTCCCACACCTACCGGCTCGATCTCGCCGCGCCCCCGGCGGCCGAGCGGACCATCTCCGGCTTCACCATCCGCGCCCTCGCCTCCGACATGGATGCGCAGGCGGTGAACCGCATCTATGCCGCGCGCGGCATGGTGACAGCGCCGCTCGAATTCTTCCGCGCCGCGCGCGATCCCGACCCGCTGACCTATCTCGTCGCCGAGGACGAGGCGAGCGGGCGCATCATCGGCACGGTGACGGGTGTCGATCACGCCCGCGCCTTTGGCGATGCCGAGCGCGGCGCCTCGCTCTGGTGCCTTGCGGTCGATCCGCAGGCGCGTCAGCCTGGCATTGGCGAGGCGCTGGTGCGCCGGCTCGCCGACCACATGGCGGAGGAAGGCGCGGCCTTTCTCGACCTCACCGTGATGCACGACAACGCCCAGGCCATCGCGCTTTATGAGAAGCTCGGCTTCGCGCGCGCGCCCTATTTCACGGTGAAGCGCAAGAACCCGATCAATGAGCGCCTGTTTGCCGGGCCCGACCCGTCGGAGGGCTTCAACCCCTACGCCCAGATCATCATCAACGAGGCGCGCCGGCGCGGCATCCTCGTCGAGGCAACCGACCCGGCGACCGGCTTCTTCCGGCTGACCTTCGGCGCCCGTTCGGTGCGCTGCCGGGAGAGCCTGTCGGACCTCACTTCGGCGGTCGCCATGTCGATCTGCGACGACAAGAGCGTGACCCGCCGCGTGGTGGCGGAAGCGGGCGTGCGAGTGCCCGAGCAGCTCAGCACGAGCGCGCCGATGGAGGAGATCGTCGCCTTCCTCAAACGCCATGGGCGGCTCGTGGTGAAGCCGGCGCGCGGCGAGCAGGGGCGCGGCGTCAGTGTCGGCATCACCTCGCTCGACGCGATGGAAGCCGCCATCAGCGAAGCCCGGACCATCTCCGAGGAGGTGCTGATCGAGCAATGCGTCGAGGGCGAGGATCTGCGCCTCGTCGTCATCAATTACCGCGTGGTGGCCGCCGCCATCCGCCGCCCGGCTCTGGTGGTGGGCGATGGGCGCAGCACCATCCGCGCGCTGATCGAGACGCAGAGCCGCCGCCGCGCCGCCGCGACGGGCGGGGAATCGCGCATCCCGCTCGATGCAGAGACCGAGCGCATCGTGCGCGACACCGGACACAGCTTCGACGCCGTCCTCGATGCCGGGCAGGAGCTGAAGGTCCGCCGCACCGCCAATCTGCACACCGGCGGCACCATCCATGACGTGACCGACATGGTGCATCCCCAGCTGGTGGAAGCGGCCATCAAGGTGGCCCGCGCCATCGACATCCCCGTGGTCGGCGTCGATCTCATGGTCGTCTCGCCGAGCGAACCGGACTATGCCTTCATCGAGGCCAATGAGCGGCCGGGCCTCGCCAATCACGAACCGCAACCGACGGCCGAACGCTTCATCGACCTGCTGTTCCCGCTCGCCATTCCCGCCGGCGTGCGGCAGGTGCTGGAGGCGCCCACGGGGCGGGCTGATTGA
- a CDS encoding N-acetylglutaminylglutamine amidotransferase has protein sequence MCGIAGDIRFDGGPADTRAVASMMDVLAPRGPDGAGLEARGRVAFGHRRLKIIDLSDKAAQPMVDEELGLTLTFNGCIYNYPELRAELEGHGYRFTSSGDTEVILKAFHAWGETCVARFHGMFAFAIHDHASGTVTLARDRFGIKPLYYAEGDKRLRIASSLPALLAAGDIDRSIDRAALHNYMSFHAVVPPPRTILNGVRKLPPATLRRYAPDGSFTERVYWRPPHQRREGDAGLIMQDWRDRVLDALRTAVRRRMVADVPVGVLLSGGVDSSIIVGLLAQEGQANLATYSIGFEEANGEKGDEFVYSDLIAKTFGTDHHKIFVPSSDLMGALPDTIHAMSEPMVSYDNIGFYLLSREVSKSIKVVQSGQGADEVFAGYHWYPPLADSADVVGDYARLFFDRDHATLARQLSPDWMAETDASRDLVAAHLMAEGADTPVDRALRLDSQVMLVDDPVKRVDSMTMAWGLEARVPFLDHELAELAATIPPEFKLAQGGKGVLKEAARLVVPHEVIDRPKGYFPVPQLKYISGPYLDMVRDVLGSQAARERGLFRPDYLDTLLADPVSHITPLRGSELWQVSLLEMWLQSHGV, from the coding sequence ATGTGTGGAATCGCCGGTGACATTCGCTTCGATGGTGGCCCCGCCGACACACGCGCCGTCGCGTCCATGATGGATGTGCTGGCCCCGCGCGGGCCGGATGGCGCGGGACTTGAGGCGCGCGGCCGCGTTGCCTTCGGCCATCGGCGGCTCAAGATCATCGACCTTTCCGACAAGGCCGCGCAGCCCATGGTGGATGAGGAGCTGGGCCTCACCCTCACCTTCAATGGCTGCATCTATAATTACCCGGAGCTGCGTGCCGAGCTGGAAGGGCACGGCTACCGCTTCACCTCGTCGGGCGACACCGAGGTGATCCTCAAGGCCTTCCACGCCTGGGGCGAAACCTGCGTCGCGCGCTTCCACGGCATGTTCGCCTTTGCCATTCACGACCATGCGAGTGGGACGGTGACGCTGGCGCGCGACCGTTTCGGCATCAAGCCGCTCTATTATGCCGAAGGCGACAAGCGCCTGCGCATCGCCTCAAGCCTGCCGGCGCTGCTGGCGGCGGGCGACATCGACAGATCCATCGACCGGGCGGCGCTGCACAACTATATGAGCTTCCACGCCGTGGTGCCGCCGCCGCGCACCATTCTCAATGGCGTTCGCAAATTGCCGCCGGCCACGCTGCGGCGCTACGCGCCGGACGGCTCCTTCACCGAGCGCGTCTATTGGCGCCCGCCGCATCAACGGCGCGAGGGGGATGCCGGCCTCATCATGCAGGACTGGCGCGACCGCGTGCTGGACGCGCTGCGTACCGCCGTGCGTCGGCGCATGGTGGCGGATGTGCCGGTGGGCGTGCTGCTCTCGGGCGGCGTGGATTCCTCTATCATCGTCGGGCTGCTGGCGCAGGAAGGTCAGGCGAACCTTGCCACCTATTCGATCGGCTTCGAGGAGGCCAATGGCGAGAAGGGCGACGAGTTCGTCTATTCCGACCTCATCGCCAAGACCTTCGGCACCGACCACCACAAGATCTTCGTGCCGTCCTCCGACCTGATGGGCGCGCTGCCGGACACCATCCACGCCATGTCCGAGCCCATGGTCTCCTACGACAATATCGGCTTCTACCTGCTCTCGCGCGAGGTCTCGAAGTCGATCAAGGTGGTTCAGTCGGGCCAGGGCGCCGACGAGGTGTTCGCCGGCTATCACTGGTACCCGCCGCTCGCCGACAGCGCCGATGTCGTCGGCGATTACGCCCGGCTGTTCTTCGATCGCGACCACGCCACGCTGGCCCGCCAGCTTTCCCCAGACTGGATGGCCGAGACCGATGCCAGCCGCGATCTGGTCGCCGCCCATCTGATGGCCGAGGGCGCCGACACCCCGGTGGACCGGGCGCTGCGCCTCGACAGCCAGGTCATGCTGGTCGACGACCCCGTCAAGCGCGTCGACAGCATGACCATGGCCTGGGGGCTGGAAGCGCGCGTGCCCTTCCTCGACCATGAGCTGGCCGAACTCGCCGCGACCATTCCGCCGGAGTTCAAGCTCGCGCAGGGCGGCAAGGGTGTGCTGAAGGAAGCCGCCCGTCTTGTCGTGCCGCATGAGGTGATCGACCGGCCCAAGGGCTATTTCCCGGTGCCGCAGCTCAAATACATTTCCGGCCCCTATCTCGACATGGTCCGCGACGTGCTCGGCTCGCAGGCGGCGCGCGAGCGCGGCCTGTTCCGGCCGGACTATCTCGACACGCTGCTCGCCGACCCGGTCTCCCACATCACGCCGCTGCGCGGCTCCGAGCTCTGGCAGGTCTCGCTGCTGGAGATGTGGCTCCAGTCGCACGGGGTCTGA
- a CDS encoding dicarboxylate/amino acid:cation symporter produces the protein MALILQPAAAGTHPAPAAPKKFYQQLYFQVLLAIALGMTVGHFWPDTGAALKPLGDAFIKLVKMIIAPVIFLTVATGIAGMSDMHKVGRVAGKAMLYFLCFSTLALIVGLIIGNVIQPGTGLHIDPATLDTKAVQTYAAKAHDTTIVGFLQNIIPDTVVGAFASGDILQVLFFSVLFGTALAMVGERGKPVTDFLQNLTAPVFKLVAILMKAAPIGAFGAMAFTIGKYGIGSVANLAMLIATFYLTAAVFILVVLGAVCRYNGFSILALIRYIKEEILLVIGTSSSEAALPSLMEKMEAAGCKRSVVGLVVPTGYSFNLDGTNIYMTLAALFIAQAMDIPLSLEEQILLLLVAMLSSKGAAGITGAGFITLAATLSVVPAVPVAGMALILGIDRFMSECRAVTNFIGNAVATVVVARWEGEFDAARFKAALAGKLPEDVSDLAAEDERALPPHAAPAPAE, from the coding sequence ATGGCGCTCATTCTGCAGCCGGCTGCCGCCGGAACCCATCCCGCACCCGCCGCCCCGAAGAAGTTCTACCAGCAGCTCTATTTCCAGGTGCTACTCGCCATCGCGCTCGGCATGACGGTCGGGCATTTCTGGCCGGACACCGGCGCGGCGCTGAAGCCGCTCGGCGATGCCTTCATCAAGCTGGTGAAGATGATCATCGCCCCGGTGATCTTCCTCACCGTCGCCACCGGCATTGCCGGCATGAGCGACATGCACAAGGTCGGGCGTGTCGCCGGCAAGGCGATGCTGTACTTCCTGTGCTTCTCGACGCTGGCGCTGATCGTCGGCCTCATCATCGGCAATGTCATCCAGCCCGGCACGGGCCTGCATATCGACCCGGCGACGCTCGACACCAAGGCGGTGCAGACCTACGCCGCCAAGGCGCATGACACGACCATTGTCGGCTTCCTGCAGAACATCATCCCGGACACGGTGGTCGGCGCCTTCGCCTCCGGCGACATCCTGCAGGTGCTGTTCTTCTCCGTGCTGTTCGGCACGGCGCTGGCCATGGTCGGCGAGCGCGGCAAGCCGGTCACCGACTTCCTGCAGAACCTCACCGCCCCGGTGTTCAAGCTGGTGGCGATCCTGATGAAGGCCGCCCCCATCGGCGCCTTCGGCGCGATGGCCTTCACCATCGGCAAATACGGCATCGGCTCGGTGGCGAACCTCGCCATGCTGATCGCCACCTTCTATCTCACGGCGGCGGTGTTCATCCTCGTCGTGCTCGGCGCGGTCTGCCGCTACAACGGCTTCTCGATCCTCGCGCTGATCCGCTACATCAAGGAGGAGATCCTCCTCGTCATCGGCACTTCCTCCTCGGAGGCCGCGCTGCCGAGCCTGATGGAGAAGATGGAAGCGGCGGGCTGCAAGCGCTCGGTCGTCGGCCTCGTGGTCCCCACCGGCTATTCCTTCAACCTCGATGGCACCAACATCTACATGACGCTGGCGGCGCTGTTCATCGCGCAGGCGATGGACATCCCGCTCTCGCTCGAGGAGCAGATCCTCCTGCTGCTGGTCGCTATGCTCTCCTCCAAGGGGGCGGCGGGCATCACCGGCGCCGGCTTCATCACGCTGGCGGCGACGCTTTCCGTCGTCCCCGCCGTGCCGGTGGCCGGCATGGCGCTGATCCTCGGCATCGACCGCTTCATGTCGGAATGCCGCGCGGTGACCAACTTCATCGGCAACGCGGTCGCCACCGTCGTCGTCGCCCGCTGGGAAGGCGAGTTCGATGCGGCCCGCTTCAAGGCGGCGCTGGCCGGCAAGCTGCCGGAGGACGTCTCCGACCTCGCCGCCGAGGATGAGCGCGCCCTGCCCCCGCACGCGGCTCCCGCCCCGGCGGAGTGA
- a CDS encoding ATP-binding protein, producing MADALPPADPDAPLTGASEPPARWPWLVFAAIALALVAVALVSAANLGRSRAVAGVRAQAENAATLAIAVLRGELEKQRAVPLILARDPDVRRALAGGDPHALDTKFSAIARETRASVIYLLDTRGVAIAASNWDEPASFVGSDYSFRDYYRKAMAEGGAEQFALGTVSNRPGLYITSRVDGAAGPLGVLVVKVEFPQVEADWKALGGQIYVTDRRGVVLLSTVEAWRFHVEQPLPPAEVAEIRRSLQFGAAPLAPLPFTRRGDLVEATGLGGRFVEARTAVPTTGWTLDVLLPVDRAIATERAGLQLIAALLLMPGLGLAAELMRRRRRAQARRLADARVKAELEQRVEARTAELAGANARLMEEMAERARAQERLSDAREELAKANRLATLGQVSAGVAHEINQPLAAIRTYAENARAFLKRGAPEGAEGALGRIVGLTERVGAITDTLRGFARRGDGAVEPTPLADAISGALMILDAPLRQSGIRPVVTAIPAELRVMGRRVELEQVLVNLMRNAIEALAGAPPAHSAAPALSLGVRMEGHEVVITVTDNGPGMSEAQVAGLFTPFRSSKAKGLGLGLVICQDIVARFGGTLTAACRPGEGCVFTIVLRRAP from the coding sequence ATGGCCGATGCCCTCCCGCCTGCCGATCCCGATGCCCCGCTGACCGGCGCGAGCGAGCCGCCCGCGCGCTGGCCATGGCTGGTCTTCGCGGCGATCGCGCTGGCTCTGGTCGCGGTGGCGCTGGTGAGCGCGGCCAATCTCGGGCGCAGCCGCGCCGTGGCCGGTGTGCGCGCGCAGGCCGAGAATGCGGCGACACTGGCGATCGCCGTGCTGCGCGGCGAGCTGGAGAAGCAGCGCGCCGTCCCGCTGATCCTCGCCCGCGACCCGGATGTACGGCGCGCGCTGGCGGGGGGCGATCCCCATGCGCTCGATACCAAGTTTTCCGCGATCGCCCGCGAGACCCGCGCCTCCGTCATCTACCTGCTCGACACGCGCGGCGTCGCCATCGCCGCCTCGAACTGGGACGAGCCGGCGAGCTTCGTCGGCAGCGACTATTCCTTCCGCGACTATTACCGCAAGGCCATGGCGGAGGGTGGGGCCGAGCAGTTCGCGCTCGGCACGGTCAGCAACCGGCCCGGCCTCTACATCACCAGCCGCGTCGACGGCGCGGCGGGTCCGCTCGGCGTCCTCGTGGTCAAGGTCGAGTTCCCCCAGGTCGAGGCCGACTGGAAGGCGCTGGGCGGGCAGATCTATGTCACCGACCGCCGGGGTGTCGTGCTGCTCTCGACCGTCGAGGCCTGGCGCTTCCATGTCGAGCAGCCACTCCCGCCGGCGGAGGTCGCGGAGATTCGCCGCTCGCTGCAATTCGGCGCCGCCCCGCTCGCCCCGCTGCCCTTCACCCGGCGCGGCGATCTCGTGGAGGCGACGGGCCTCGGCGGGCGCTTTGTCGAGGCCCGCACGGCCGTGCCGACCACCGGGTGGACGCTTGACGTGCTGCTGCCGGTCGACCGCGCTATCGCCACGGAGCGGGCCGGGCTCCAGCTCATCGCCGCGCTGCTGCTGATGCCCGGCCTCGGCCTCGCCGCCGAGCTGATGCGCCGCCGCCGCCGGGCGCAGGCGCGCCGCCTTGCCGATGCCCGCGTCAAGGCCGAGTTGGAGCAGCGGGTGGAAGCTCGCACGGCTGAGCTCGCCGGTGCCAATGCGCGGCTGATGGAGGAAATGGCCGAGCGCGCCCGTGCCCAGGAGCGCCTGTCGGATGCCCGCGAGGAACTGGCCAAGGCGAACCGGCTGGCAACGCTCGGCCAGGTTTCCGCTGGCGTCGCTCATGAGATCAACCAGCCGCTCGCCGCCATCCGCACCTATGCGGAGAATGCCCGCGCCTTTCTGAAGCGCGGCGCGCCGGAAGGGGCGGAAGGGGCGCTCGGACGCATCGTCGGACTCACGGAGAGGGTCGGGGCGATCACCGACACGCTGCGCGGTTTCGCCCGGCGCGGCGATGGCGCGGTGGAGCCGACCCCGCTCGCCGACGCGATTTCCGGCGCGCTGATGATCCTCGACGCGCCGCTCCGCCAGTCCGGCATCCGCCCGGTCGTCACCGCGATCCCGGCGGAACTGAGGGTGATGGGCCGGCGGGTGGAGCTGGAACAGGTGCTGGTGAATCTGATGCGCAACGCCATCGAGGCGCTGGCGGGTGCGCCGCCGGCTCATTCGGCCGCGCCGGCCCTGTCGCTCGGCGTGCGGATGGAGGGGCATGAGGTGGTCATCACCGTCACGGATAACGGGCCGGGCATGAGCGAGGCGCAAGTGGCCGGGCTGTTCACGCCGTTCCGCTCCTCCAAGGCCAAGGGCCTCGGGCTCGGCCTTGTCATCTGCCAGGACATCGTCGCCCGTTTTGGGGGGACGCTCACGGCGGCCTGCCGGCCCGGCGAGGGCTGCGTCTTCACCATCGTGCTGCGGAGGGCCCCCTGA
- a CDS encoding sigma-54 dependent transcriptional regulator, with product MSVIDLSAVDVAFVDDDEDLRDANVQALQLAGLRAAPFAAAADLLDRLTPDFPGVVVTDVRMPGMNGIELFRHIRALDADIPVVVISGHADIAMAVEAMSEGAYDFIAKPYAGERLAETLRRALEKRALVMENRRLRALAAADEGDSALIGETPSMQRLRQMIRDLADVDVDVLVLGETGTGKEVVANLLHRLGRRGTRPFVALNCGGLPETVIESELFGYEAGAFTGAQKKRIGRIEHSSGGTLFLDELESMAVSAQVKLLRVLETREIAPLGSNELRPVDLRVVAATKIDLADPQARGDFRADLFYRLNVVTLRIPPLRERRRDVPLLFAQFLARAARKYGREVPKLGRAVERHLVENDWAGNVRELVHFAERVALGLDEATPPASAATGRPGQSLPERLGTIEANLIREALERHGGDVRATIEALGIPRKTFYDKLARYGIARAAYESER from the coding sequence ATGAGCGTGATCGACCTGTCCGCCGTCGATGTTGCTTTTGTCGATGATGACGAGGATCTGCGCGACGCCAATGTGCAGGCGCTGCAGCTCGCGGGCCTGCGCGCCGCGCCCTTCGCCGCCGCGGCTGACCTCCTGGACCGGCTCACCCCGGATTTTCCCGGCGTCGTCGTCACCGATGTGCGCATGCCCGGCATGAACGGCATCGAGCTGTTCCGCCATATCCGTGCGCTCGATGCGGACATTCCCGTGGTGGTGATCTCCGGCCATGCCGATATCGCCATGGCGGTGGAGGCGATGAGCGAGGGCGCCTACGACTTCATCGCCAAGCCCTATGCCGGCGAGCGCCTCGCCGAGACGCTGCGCCGGGCGCTGGAGAAGCGGGCGCTGGTGATGGAGAACCGCCGCCTGCGGGCTCTCGCCGCCGCCGACGAAGGGGACAGCGCGCTGATCGGCGAGACGCCTTCCATGCAGCGCCTGCGCCAGATGATCCGCGACCTTGCCGATGTCGATGTCGATGTTCTGGTGCTGGGCGAGACCGGCACCGGCAAGGAGGTGGTGGCGAATTTGCTGCACCGGCTCGGCCGTCGCGGCACCCGGCCCTTCGTCGCGCTCAATTGCGGTGGCCTGCCGGAGACGGTGATCGAGAGCGAATTGTTCGGCTATGAGGCCGGTGCCTTCACCGGGGCGCAGAAGAAGCGCATCGGCCGCATCGAGCATTCCAGCGGCGGCACGCTGTTCCTCGACGAGCTGGAGAGCATGGCGGTCAGCGCGCAGGTGAAGCTGCTGCGCGTGCTGGAAACCCGCGAGATCGCCCCGCTCGGCTCCAACGAGCTGCGCCCGGTCGATCTGCGCGTGGTGGCGGCGACCAAGATCGACCTCGCCGACCCGCAGGCACGCGGCGATTTCCGCGCCGACCTGTTCTACCGGCTCAATGTCGTGACGCTGCGCATTCCGCCCTTGCGCGAGCGCCGGCGCGACGTGCCGCTGCTCTTTGCCCAGTTCCTCGCCCGCGCCGCCCGCAAATATGGCCGCGAGGTGCCGAAGCTCGGCCGTGCGGTGGAGCGCCATCTGGTCGAGAACGACTGGGCGGGCAATGTGCGCGAGCTCGTGCATTTCGCCGAGCGCGTGGCGCTGGGCCTCGACGAGGCGACCCCGCCCGCCAGTGCCGCGACCGGGCGGCCCGGCCAGAGCCTGCCGGAGCGGCTCGGCACGATCGAGGCGAACCTCATCCGTGAGGCGCTGGAGCGCCATGGCGGGGATGTGCGCGCAACCATCGAGGCGCTCGGCATTCCCCGCAAGACGTTCTACGACAAGCTCGCCCGCTACGGTATCGCGCGCGCGGCCTATGAGAGCGAGCGTTAG
- a CDS encoding flavin reductase family protein — MPRPIGWLSSVSRSGVENIAPYSQWQNLTFDPPMVMFSANQYPDGRRKDTVVNAEETGWFVWNMATYALREAVNISAMALPPEESEFDRLSVTRDYADNAPIPMVRESPVKFECRYLSTHRLKGNSPVGSIDIVFAQVETIHIDDSVILPDGRLDIASIQPIARLGYFDYTVVRDIFEMRVPGSDADAQAGLEGRATL; from the coding sequence GTGCCGCGCCCCATCGGCTGGCTGTCCAGCGTCAGCCGGTCAGGTGTCGAGAACATCGCGCCCTACAGCCAGTGGCAGAACCTGACCTTCGACCCGCCCATGGTGATGTTCTCGGCCAACCAGTACCCGGACGGACGGCGCAAGGACACGGTGGTCAATGCCGAGGAGACCGGCTGGTTCGTCTGGAACATGGCGACCTACGCGCTGCGCGAGGCGGTGAATATCAGCGCCATGGCGCTGCCGCCGGAGGAGAGCGAGTTCGACCGGCTCAGCGTCACTCGCGACTATGCCGACAATGCGCCGATCCCGATGGTGCGGGAGAGCCCGGTGAAGTTCGAGTGCCGCTATCTCAGCACGCACCGGCTGAAGGGCAACTCGCCGGTCGGCAGTATCGACATCGTCTTCGCGCAGGTGGAGACCATCCATATCGACGACAGCGTGATCCTGCCCGACGGGCGGCTGGATATCGCCTCGATCCAGCCGATCGCCCGGCTGGGCTATTTCGACTACACGGTGGTTCGCGACATTTTCGAAATGCGCGTGCCCGGCTCCGATGCTGATGCGCAGGCGGGCCTGGAGGGGCGGGCGACGCTCTGA
- a CDS encoding Zn-dependent hydrolase translates to MIAHAIRLAEALFEELRAHTTDAPGITRAAYGEGEEFAHALVRRVGAELGLSEAVDAAGNLYLTLPGTDPSLPRWIIGSHIDSVPHGGNYDGAAGVLAGLAVVKALRDTGRTPVRDLTVMVIRAEESTWFPVSYLGSRAAFGLLPPEALETVRADTGQTLRAHMAALGFDPEAVEAGTAYLDPAYIHGFIEVHIEQGPVLEREDVPLGLVTGIAGSFRYRKARCLGAYGHSGAVPRAYRQDSVVAFADLVAALETSWDGLERDGLRATLTFGEVGTDTAQHAFSKVPGEIGFCLDVRSESPAVLARLHDELMAHAAVIAQRRGVRFDFGQKTGSAPAMLDAALRSQLVAAAASEGIGAVEMPSGAGHDTSVFANRGVPAALIFVRNQNGSHNPDEAMRIEDFAQAVRLLLAALLAD, encoded by the coding sequence ATGATCGCCCACGCCATCCGCCTCGCCGAGGCGCTGTTCGAGGAACTGCGCGCCCACACCACCGACGCACCCGGCATCACCCGCGCCGCCTATGGCGAGGGCGAGGAATTCGCCCATGCGCTGGTAAGGCGCGTCGGCGCCGAGCTTGGATTGAGCGAAGCGGTGGACGCTGCCGGCAACCTCTATCTCACCCTTCCCGGCACCGACCCGTCGCTGCCCCGCTGGATCATCGGCTCGCATATCGACAGCGTGCCGCATGGCGGCAATTACGACGGCGCCGCCGGGGTGCTGGCGGGGCTCGCCGTGGTGAAAGCGCTGCGCGATACGGGTCGGACGCCGGTGCGCGATCTCACGGTGATGGTGATCCGCGCCGAGGAGAGCACCTGGTTTCCAGTGTCCTATCTCGGCAGCCGCGCCGCCTTCGGCCTGCTGCCGCCCGAGGCGCTGGAGACGGTGCGCGCCGATACTGGCCAAACCTTGCGCGCCCATATGGCGGCGCTCGGCTTTGATCCCGAGGCGGTGGAAGCCGGGACGGCCTATCTCGATCCCGCTTATATCCACGGCTTCATCGAGGTGCATATCGAGCAGGGGCCGGTTCTGGAGAGGGAGGACGTGCCCCTCGGCCTCGTCACCGGCATTGCCGGCTCGTTCCGCTACCGCAAGGCGCGCTGCCTCGGCGCTTACGGCCATTCCGGGGCGGTGCCGCGCGCCTACCGGCAGGACTCGGTGGTCGCCTTCGCCGATCTCGTCGCCGCGCTGGAGACGAGCTGGGACGGACTGGAGCGCGACGGGCTGCGCGCCACCCTCACCTTTGGCGAGGTCGGCACCGACACGGCGCAGCACGCCTTCTCCAAGGTGCCCGGTGAGATCGGCTTCTGCCTCGATGTGCGCAGCGAGAGCCCCGCCGTGCTGGCGCGCCTTCACGACGAGCTGATGGCCCATGCAGCGGTGATCGCGCAGCGGCGCGGCGTGCGTTTCGATTTCGGCCAGAAGACGGGAAGCGCGCCAGCGATGCTCGACGCCGCGCTGCGGAGCCAGTTGGTGGCGGCCGCCGCCAGCGAAGGCATCGGCGCGGTGGAGATGCCGAGCGGGGCCGGGCACGACACCTCCGTCTTCGCCAATCGCGGCGTGCCGGCCGCGCTCATTTTCGTGCGCAACCAGAATGGTAGCCACAATCCCGACGAGGCGATGCGGATCGAGGATTTCGCCCAGGCCGTCCGCCTCCTCCTCGCCGCGCTGCTGGCCGACTGA
- a CDS encoding hydroxyacid dehydrogenase: MSASCLILQRIHAAGPDLMAAAGHQVRLATSLERAALVEDVRGVAALITRDAPIDAGLMDAAPGLKVIGVHGVGVDGIDLAAATARGIAVVNTPGANARSVAEHTLALAFHLAKQIGPGDSAARASDGTFKYRTSFMELEGATFGVVGFGAIGRETARLARALGMEVVVWTRRADDPAVAEAGFLHVADLGRMLEQADIVSLHLPGGAGTRGLIGRAELARMKPTAFLINTARGAVIDEAALAEALIARRIGGAGLDVFAREPLPPSSPLIGLDNVVLTPHVAGSSEAALRRTATALARQVVDVLAGQRPPHLVNPEAWQHAPAGPGA; this comes from the coding sequence ATGAGCGCCTCCTGCCTGATCCTCCAGCGCATCCACGCCGCCGGCCCCGATCTCATGGCGGCGGCCGGGCATCAGGTGCGGCTCGCCACCTCGCTGGAGCGGGCGGCGCTTGTGGAGGATGTCCGCGGCGTTGCGGCGCTCATCACCCGCGACGCGCCGATCGACGCCGGGCTGATGGATGCGGCGCCGGGCCTCAAGGTCATCGGCGTGCATGGCGTGGGGGTGGACGGGATCGACCTTGCGGCCGCCACCGCGCGCGGCATCGCCGTGGTCAACACGCCCGGCGCCAATGCGCGCTCGGTAGCCGAGCACACGCTGGCGCTCGCGTTTCATCTGGCGAAGCAGATCGGGCCGGGCGATAGCGCGGCACGCGCCAGCGACGGCACGTTCAAATACCGCACGAGCTTCATGGAGCTGGAAGGCGCCACCTTTGGCGTCGTCGGCTTCGGCGCCATCGGCCGCGAGACCGCGCGCCTTGCCCGCGCGCTTGGCATGGAGGTGGTGGTCTGGACCCGACGGGCGGACGATCCGGCGGTGGCGGAGGCCGGCTTCCTCCATGTCGCCGATCTCGGCCGCATGCTGGAGCAGGCCGACATCGTCTCGCTGCACCTGCCCGGCGGCGCGGGCACGCGCGGGCTGATCGGTCGGGCCGAGCTCGCCCGCATGAAGCCGACCGCCTTCCTCATCAACACCGCGCGCGGCGCGGTGATCGACGAGGCGGCGCTGGCCGAAGCGCTGATCGCCCGCCGCATCGGTGGCGCCGGGCTCGACGTGTTCGCGCGGGAGCCCCTGCCACCTTCCTCGCCGCTGATCGGGCTCGACAATGTCGTGCTCACCCCGCATGTCGCTGGCTCCAGCGAGGCGGCGCTGCGGCGCACGGCGACGGCGCTGGCGCGGCAGGTGGTGGATGTGCTCGCCGGCCAGCGCCCGCCGCATCTGGTGAACCCCGAAGCGTGGCAGCACGCCCCCGCCGGGCCCGGCGCATGA